The DNA segment TGCTGAAAGCCCGCCGCCCGGCGCTGGGCGGCGCCGGCGACCTGGTCTCCGACATCGCCGCCCGCGAGCACAAGAGTGCCTTCGACGCCTATGTCCGCCATGGCGAAACCGCCGGGTTGAAGCGGCTGGAGGCCAAGGCGCTGTCCGCCGGCGTCGGCGCCGATGGCGGCTATGTGGTGCCGGGCGAGACCGAGCGCGAGATCGGCCGGCGGCTCGCCGCGCTGTCCCCGATCCGCGCCATTTCCGATGTCCGGGTGATCTCCTCCGGCACCTACAAGAAGCCGTTCATGACCTCCGGCCCGGCGGTGGGCTGGGTCGCGGAGACCGCGGCGCGCACCCAGACCACCAGCCCGGTGCTGGATGAGCTGAGCTTCCCGGCGATGGAGATCTACGCCATGCCGGCGGCGACGCAGACCCTGCTCGACGACGCGGCGGTGAATATCGACGAGTGGCTTGCCATCGAGGTCGAGGCCGCCTTCGCCGCCCAGGAAGGCGCCGCCTTCGTGATCGGTGACGGGGTGGGCAAACCCAAGGGCTTCCTGGCCTATGACACCGTGGCCGAGGACAGCTGGGAATGGGGCAAGCTCGGCGTTGTCGCCACCGGCGTCGATGGCGATTTTCCCACCGCCAGCCCGGCCGATCCGCTGGTCGACCTCGTCTATGCGCTCAAGAGCGGCTACCGCCAGAACGGCAGCTTCGTGATGAACCGCCGCTCGCAGGGCGCGGTGCGCAAGCTGAAGGACGAGAACGGCCAGTATCTGTGGGCCCCCCCGCTCGCCGCCGGCCAGCCGCCGAGCCTGATGAACTTCCCCGTCCATGAGGCCGAGGAGATGCCGGACATCGGCGCCGACAGCCTGTCGATCGCCTTTGGCGACTTCAAGCGCGGCTATCTGGTGGTGGACCGCGCCGGGGTGCGCGTGCTGCGCGACCCCTATTCGGCCAAGCCCTATGTGCTGTTCTACACCACCAAGCGGGTGGGCGGCGGCGTGCAGGACTTCGACGCCATCAAGCTGCTGCAGTTCGCGGCCTGAGCGGGCGAGCGGCCCGCATGACGCGCGGCTAGCGCTGCATGGCCCGCGTGGTGGCGTCAATCCAGGCGCGCTGGGGACCTACCAGCGTCGCCCCGGTGACGCCGCCGCAGCCGCGCGCGCCGCCCGCCGCGGTGGACCAGCCGATGATGCCGGCGACCTCGCCGTCGAGATAGACCGGCCCGCCGCTGTCGCCGGTGCATCCCCCGCGCGCGGGCCCGTCCGACAGGCGAACCATGATGCCGCCGGTGGTGC comes from the Ancylobacter pratisalsi genome and includes:
- a CDS encoding phage major capsid protein codes for the protein MDPKHSAFETKAAVETKHLAGPEVSAAFEEFMGAFEAFKDANDQRLSELERRGGDPVTTDKVERINSALDTQKALIDELVLKARRPALGGAGDLVSDIAAREHKSAFDAYVRHGETAGLKRLEAKALSAGVGADGGYVVPGETEREIGRRLAALSPIRAISDVRVISSGTYKKPFMTSGPAVGWVAETAARTQTTSPVLDELSFPAMEIYAMPAATQTLLDDAAVNIDEWLAIEVEAAFAAQEGAAFVIGDGVGKPKGFLAYDTVAEDSWEWGKLGVVATGVDGDFPTASPADPLVDLVYALKSGYRQNGSFVMNRRSQGAVRKLKDENGQYLWAPPLAAGQPPSLMNFPVHEAEEMPDIGADSLSIAFGDFKRGYLVVDRAGVRVLRDPYSAKPYVLFYTTKRVGGGVQDFDAIKLLQFAA